A window of the Gloeothece verrucosa PCC 7822 genome harbors these coding sequences:
- a CDS encoding tyrosine-type recombinase/integrase: protein MKPSVLVHQNEFALIPTEPDVLAQLLAGKRSRNTQNAYALDLRDFFYYVAGVDSPTPVIVKEFLELDQFAALSLVLKYKAHLSNERKLKEATVNRRLAAIKSLVRLGNQLGQCRFTLAEVKGDKIVRYRDTTGISKEAYRKMLAIPALDTLKGKRDYAILRLLWDNALRRGEIEQADIKDLDLDGRSLLILGKGKGQQKQSITLSRPTVEAITQWLHARRELDINQPLFIALDRSSYGHRLTGTAIYKIVESIATGAGITKKLSPHRIRHSSVTAALDATGGDVRKVQKLSRHADLNTLMIYDDNRLDVQGEISDLLSGLV, encoded by the coding sequence GTGAAACCCTCAGTCCTCGTCCATCAAAATGAATTTGCCCTAATTCCCACCGAGCCGGATGTCCTGGCCCAACTGCTGGCCGGCAAGCGATCACGTAATACCCAAAACGCTTACGCTCTTGATTTACGGGATTTTTTCTATTACGTGGCCGGGGTGGACTCTCCGACACCGGTGATAGTTAAGGAGTTTTTGGAGTTAGATCAATTTGCTGCCCTGTCCTTGGTGTTGAAATACAAAGCGCACTTGAGCAATGAAAGGAAGTTAAAGGAAGCAACCGTCAATCGCCGGTTAGCGGCTATAAAATCTTTGGTAAGATTGGGCAATCAGTTGGGGCAGTGTCGTTTTACTTTAGCCGAGGTAAAAGGGGATAAAATTGTAAGATATAGAGACACCACCGGTATCAGCAAGGAAGCTTACCGTAAAATGTTGGCCATTCCCGCTCTCGATACCTTAAAAGGGAAACGGGACTATGCGATTCTCAGACTGTTGTGGGACAATGCCCTCAGACGGGGGGAAATTGAGCAGGCTGATATTAAAGATTTAGACTTAGATGGACGTTCTCTCCTAATTTTAGGAAAAGGTAAGGGACAGCAGAAGCAGTCGATAACCCTATCGCGCCCGACGGTTGAAGCAATAACACAGTGGTTACACGCCAGGAGGGAACTCGACATCAATCAACCCCTATTCATTGCCCTGGACAGGTCAAGTTACGGGCACCGGTTGACGGGGACGGCCATCTATAAAATAGTAGAATCAATTGCTACAGGGGCCGGCATTACCAAGAAGCTGTCACCCCATCGCATTCGTCACAGTAGTGTTACAGCAGCCCTCGATGCAACTGGGGGAGATGTGAGAAAAGTGCAAAAACTTAGCCGCCATGCCGACCTTAACACTCTTATGATCTATGACGATAATCGACTAGACGTGCAGGGCGAGATTTCCGATTTATTATCTGGGTTGGTTTGA
- a CDS encoding 3'-5' exonuclease has protein sequence MLISHRCGKSIIRLAQKVVPDIEADPHQIEGTVAVVNHQTVLANLQGGDLLICRFNAPLFSWCLAALRAGYSATIRGRDIGKSLVSFARNYLDEPTDWPDVWWERFNQLVAAEILQLAETNQKQKAEALQDRYWSISYCYNELGGSCHSFDLFAQKLLNLFNDDSRKQIVFSSIHRAKGDESDRCFILKADCLPYVDKAKKSWQIEQEYNLLYVAITRAKKELYLVPFGKNDSVVYSPGVPLEVLDKPPEEIISFPVLPETDSRDKATQSPEFLIDTKIESQQCDEKPKDTVVQLSLF, from the coding sequence TTGCTTATCTCTCACAGATGCGGGAAATCAATCATTAGATTAGCGCAGAAAGTCGTCCCCGATATCGAAGCCGATCCTCATCAAATTGAGGGCACAGTGGCCGTTGTCAATCACCAAACAGTTTTAGCCAATTTACAAGGCGGAGATTTATTAATTTGTCGGTTCAATGCCCCTCTATTCAGTTGGTGTTTAGCGGCATTACGTGCGGGGTATTCTGCGACGATTAGAGGTCGAGATATAGGTAAGAGTTTGGTAAGCTTTGCGAGGAACTATTTAGATGAACCCACTGACTGGCCTGATGTCTGGTGGGAACGGTTCAATCAGTTAGTGGCGGCTGAAATCTTACAGTTAGCGGAGACTAACCAGAAACAAAAGGCCGAGGCTCTACAAGATCGTTACTGGTCTATTAGTTACTGCTATAATGAGTTGGGAGGCAGTTGTCACTCCTTCGATCTGTTCGCTCAAAAACTATTAAATTTATTCAATGATGATTCGCGTAAACAAATAGTATTTTCGTCAATTCATCGAGCCAAGGGCGATGAGAGTGATCGTTGCTTTATTTTAAAAGCAGACTGTTTGCCCTACGTTGATAAGGCTAAAAAGTCTTGGCAGATTGAGCAAGAATATAATCTTTTATATGTTGCTATTACCAGGGCAAAAAAAGAACTATATTTAGTCCCATTCGGGAAAAATGATAGTGTTGTTTATTCTCCTGGTGTACCCTTAGAAGTATTGGATAAACCCCCAGAAGAAATTATTAGCTTTCCCGTTCTGCCAGAAACAGACTCAAGGGATAAAGCAACTCAATCTCCTGAATTCCTGATTGATACAAAAATTGAGTCACAACAGTGCGATGAAAAGCCTAAAGACACGGTTGTACAATTGAGTTTATTTTAA
- a CDS encoding crossover junction endodeoxyribonuclease RuvC: MRLALTQIRTDGGTFARASLSEATIIEYAEALQNGCIFPPLTVFLEPATGNYWLADGHHRYHAFSRIGFKEIEVDLKVGTLREAILYAVGANASHGLRRSPADKRHAVMMLLQDAEWNKYSDRSIAILTRTSHPFVAKIRNNLTGNVSSKRLYHNRYGDLGYMETEKIGKSHNFSDKPKTLKIQPAIFQYLEQLQQQWGETSLEDVLIKVLNIPSSPSVNKSPIVPTTNKRTLGIDPALGTLRWAVLEPDDDYDLPRLLDYGTITTTPKRPTSQRLSELEQDLVEILKEFAPSDVAIEIPYLNTESEQNPKNIQNALEAIGVVDLVCFRERQISPVRLYAGQWKSHICDYRADTEEITDTIAGLFNLQVRPTERLDAIAIAYAAICGVGKE; the protein is encoded by the coding sequence ATGCGGCTGGCTTTAACTCAAATCCGTACTGATGGCGGCACTTTCGCCAGGGCTTCTCTATCTGAGGCGACAATTATAGAGTATGCAGAAGCCTTACAGAATGGTTGCATCTTCCCACCCCTTACCGTCTTTCTAGAACCTGCAACAGGAAACTATTGGTTAGCCGATGGTCATCACCGCTATCATGCTTTCTCCCGTATTGGATTTAAAGAAATAGAAGTTGACCTTAAAGTAGGAACACTCAGAGAAGCTATTTTGTACGCCGTTGGTGCAAACGCCTCTCATGGATTGAGGAGATCTCCGGCGGATAAACGTCACGCTGTAATGATGTTATTACAAGATGCAGAGTGGAATAAATACAGCGATCGCTCGATAGCAATTTTAACGAGAACGAGTCATCCTTTCGTCGCCAAAATTCGTAACAATTTGACTGGTAACGTTTCAAGTAAGCGTCTGTATCATAATAGATACGGGGATTTGGGCTACATGGAAACGGAGAAGATAGGCAAATCTCACAACTTTTCGGACAAACCCAAAACCTTAAAAATTCAACCGGCCATTTTTCAATATTTAGAGCAACTTCAACAACAATGGGGTGAGACTTCTTTGGAAGATGTTTTAATTAAAGTATTAAATATCCCTTCATCCCCTAGTGTCAATAAGAGTCCCATTGTTCCTACAACTAATAAACGCACATTGGGAATAGACCCGGCCCTGGGGACATTAAGATGGGCAGTATTAGAACCCGACGATGATTATGACCTACCCCGCCTCCTTGATTACGGTACAATCACAACAACCCCAAAACGTCCCACATCTCAACGATTGTCAGAATTGGAACAAGACTTGGTGGAAATTTTAAAGGAGTTCGCACCAAGCGATGTAGCCATAGAAATTCCTTACCTTAATACTGAGTCCGAACAGAACCCTAAAAATATTCAAAATGCTTTAGAAGCGATCGGGGTAGTAGATTTAGTTTGTTTCCGAGAAAGACAGATCTCACCGGTGCGTCTCTATGCCGGACAATGGAAATCCCATATCTGTGATTACCGGGCTGATACAGAAGAAATTACCGATACCATTGCAGGACTTTTCAATCTGCAAGTTAGACCAACTGAGCGGCTAGATGCTATCGCTATTGCTTATGCGGCTATTTGTGGTGTGGGAAAAGAGTAA